GTTTAACAGCTGCTTCTCCCTTAACGTAACCCATATGGCCGGGCAGGAGCAGCTCTATTCCTTCAATGTTCGATAGCTTCTCCACGCTTGCGCCCAGGGTATTGATATCACCACCGGGCAGGTCGGCGCGGCCGATGCTGTTCTGAAAAATGGTGTCGCCGCTTACAAG
This DNA window, taken from Bacillota bacterium, encodes the following:
- a CDS encoding MBL fold metallo-hydrolase, whose amino-acid sequence is LVSGDTIFQNSIGRADLPGGDINTLGASVEKLSNIEGIELLLPGHMGYVKGEAAVKHNFDQIKRYFFA